Proteins encoded within one genomic window of [Enterobacter] lignolyticus SCF1:
- the mrcB gene encoding bifunctional glycosyl transferase/transpeptidase: protein MAGNDREPIGRKGKPARPAKQKISRRQLREEEYDDEYDEDDEEDDSMPRKGKGKGRKPRGKRGWFWLLVKLGIVFAVIIAIYGVYLDQKIRARIDGKVWQLPAAVYGRMVSLEPDMSISKNEMVRLLNATQYRQVSAMTRPGEFTVQANSIEMIRRPFDFPDSKEGQVRARLTFDGDHLDSITNMDNNRQFGFFRLDPRLITMMSSPNGEQRLFVPRSGFPDLLVDTLIATEDRHFYEHDGISLYSIGRALVANLTAGRTVQGASTLTQQLVKNLFLSSERSYWRKANEAYMAVIMDARYSKDRILELYMNEVYLGQSGDNEIRGFPLASLYYFGRPVEELSLDQQALLVGMVKGASIYNPWRNPKLALERRNLVLRLLQQQNVINQELYDMLSARPLGVQPRGGVISPQPAFMQMVRQELQEKLGDKVKDLSGVKIFTTFDSVAQDAAEKAAVDGIPVLMKQRKLSDLETAMVVVDRFSGEVRAMVGGAEPQFAGYNRAMQARRSIGSLAKPATYLTALSQPNTYRLNTWIADAPISIRLPNGQTWSPQNDDKRFSGQVMLVDALTRSMNVPTVNLGMALGLPAVTDTWLKLGAPKDQLSPVPAMLLGALNLTPIEVAQAFQTIASGGNRAPLSALRSVIAEDGTVLYQSYPQAERAVPAQAAYLTLWTMQQVVQRGTGRQLGAKYPGLHLAGKTGTTNNNVDTWFAGIDGREVVITWVGRDNNQPTKLYGASGAMSIYQRYLANQSPIPLDLTPPEDIVDMGVDDNGNFVCGGGGMRTLPVWTTTPDQLCQQSQMQQQPGNPFAPSSQQPQQPQQQQPQQQNEKKDGDGVAGWIKEMFGSN from the coding sequence ATGGCGGGGAATGACCGCGAGCCGATTGGACGGAAAGGAAAACCTGCACGTCCGGCAAAGCAAAAGATTAGCCGTCGTCAGCTCAGGGAGGAGGAGTATGACGACGAGTATGATGAAGACGATGAGGAAGACGATTCCATGCCGCGCAAAGGTAAGGGCAAAGGACGTAAGCCGCGTGGCAAACGCGGTTGGTTCTGGCTGCTGGTAAAACTGGGTATTGTTTTTGCGGTGATCATCGCCATCTACGGCGTGTATCTGGATCAGAAAATCCGCGCCCGCATTGACGGTAAAGTCTGGCAACTGCCGGCGGCAGTGTATGGCCGTATGGTCAGCCTTGAGCCGGATATGTCGATCAGCAAAAACGAGATGGTGCGGCTGCTGAACGCCACGCAGTATCGTCAGGTTTCGGCGATGACGCGCCCTGGCGAATTTACCGTGCAGGCCAACAGCATCGAGATGATCCGCCGTCCGTTCGATTTCCCGGACAGCAAAGAAGGGCAGGTGCGCGCGCGTCTGACCTTTGATGGCGATCATTTGGATTCCATCACCAATATGGATAACAACCGCCAGTTCGGGTTCTTCCGCCTCGACCCGCGTCTCATCACTATGATGTCGTCGCCAAACGGCGAGCAGCGCCTGTTCGTTCCGCGCAGCGGTTTCCCGGATCTGCTGGTGGATACGCTGATTGCCACGGAAGACCGTCATTTCTACGAGCATGACGGCATTAGCCTGTACTCAATCGGCCGCGCGCTGGTGGCGAACCTGACCGCCGGACGTACGGTGCAGGGGGCAAGTACCCTGACCCAGCAATTGGTGAAAAACCTGTTCCTCTCAAGCGAGCGCTCCTACTGGCGTAAGGCGAACGAAGCCTACATGGCCGTTATCATGGATGCCCGCTACAGCAAAGATCGCATTCTTGAGCTGTACATGAACGAGGTTTACCTGGGGCAGAGCGGCGATAATGAAATCCGCGGCTTCCCGCTGGCGAGCCTGTACTACTTCGGCCGTCCGGTGGAAGAGCTGAGCCTCGACCAGCAGGCGTTGCTGGTGGGGATGGTCAAAGGGGCGTCTATCTATAACCCGTGGCGTAACCCGAAACTGGCGCTGGAGCGTCGCAACCTGGTGCTGCGTTTACTGCAGCAGCAGAATGTGATCAACCAGGAGCTGTACGATATGCTGAGCGCCCGTCCGCTGGGCGTGCAGCCGCGCGGCGGGGTGATCTCTCCGCAGCCAGCCTTTATGCAAATGGTGCGTCAGGAACTGCAGGAGAAGCTGGGCGATAAGGTGAAAGATCTCTCCGGCGTGAAGATTTTCACTACCTTTGACTCGGTGGCCCAGGATGCCGCGGAAAAAGCAGCGGTCGACGGTATTCCGGTACTGATGAAGCAGCGCAAGCTGAGCGACCTGGAAACCGCGATGGTGGTGGTCGACCGCTTTAGCGGCGAGGTCCGCGCGATGGTCGGCGGCGCAGAACCGCAGTTTGCCGGTTATAACCGCGCCATGCAGGCGCGCCGTTCGATTGGCTCGCTGGCGAAACCCGCGACCTATCTGACTGCGCTGAGCCAGCCGAATACCTACCGTCTTAATACCTGGATCGCCGATGCGCCGATCAGTATCCGTCTGCCTAACGGCCAGACCTGGTCGCCGCAAAACGATGACAAGCGCTTCAGCGGTCAGGTGATGCTGGTAGACGCGCTGACGCGCTCCATGAACGTGCCGACGGTAAACCTGGGGATGGCGCTGGGGCTCCCGGCCGTCACCGATACCTGGCTGAAGCTGGGCGCGCCGAAAGATCAACTGAGCCCGGTGCCGGCGATGTTGCTCGGGGCGCTGAACCTGACGCCTATCGAAGTGGCGCAGGCGTTTCAGACGATTGCCAGCGGCGGCAACCGCGCGCCGCTGTCGGCGCTGCGTTCGGTGATTGCTGAAGACGGTACGGTGCTGTACCAGAGCTACCCGCAGGCCGAGCGCGCCGTTCCGGCGCAGGCGGCCTATCTCACCCTGTGGACGATGCAGCAGGTGGTGCAGCGCGGCACCGGCCGTCAGCTCGGCGCCAAGTACCCTGGCCTGCACCTGGCGGGTAAAACCGGGACCACCAACAACAACGTCGATACCTGGTTTGCCGGGATCGACGGTCGTGAAGTGGTCATCACCTGGGTGGGCCGCGACAACAACCAGCCGACCAAACTGTACGGCGCGAGCGGGGCGATGTCGATTTATCAGCGTTATCTGGCAAACCAGTCGCCCATTCCGCTGGATCTGACGCCGCCGGAGGACATTGTCGATATGGGCGTGGATGACAACGGCAACTTTGTTTGCGGCGGTGGCGGTATGCGCACGCTGCCAGTGTGGACGACCACGCCGGATCAGCTGTGCCAGCAGAGCCAGATGCAGCAGCAGCCGGGCAATCCGTTCGCACCTTCGTCTCAGCAACCTCAGCAGCCGCAGCAGCAACAGCCGCAGCAGCAGAATGAGAAGAAAGACGGCGACGGTGTCGCGGGCTGGATTAAGGAAATGTTCGGCAGCAACTAA